Proteins co-encoded in one Thermomicrobiales bacterium genomic window:
- a CDS encoding xanthine dehydrogenase family protein subunit M, producing MYPRAFDYKRVSTVQEAIDALKDNPDAKLLSGGHSLLPAMKLRLASPDLLVDIGRVAELRNIAVNGSATIGAGVTYNDFLNNDAMKPYTALYDAVSSVGDVQVRNRGTIGGAAAHADPAADVPAALLVLGATFVAQGPNGQREISADDFFVDILTTALEPDEVLTQIRLPAAAGASAYEKFAHPASGYAVCGVAASINGNDVKVALTGATYRATRLTGVEDALKSGAIDAAAIEQAVKNVGDQDWAGDHFASSEYRAHLAQVYAKRALMRAAGLS from the coding sequence GTGTATCCACGAGCGTTCGACTACAAACGCGTATCCACTGTCCAGGAGGCGATCGACGCGCTAAAGGACAACCCCGATGCGAAGCTCCTCTCGGGCGGGCACTCGCTGCTCCCCGCGATGAAGCTCCGCCTCGCCTCGCCCGATCTGCTCGTCGATATCGGCCGTGTCGCCGAGCTCAGAAATATCGCGGTCAACGGCAGCGCGACAATCGGCGCGGGTGTCACCTACAACGACTTCCTCAATAACGACGCGATGAAGCCCTACACCGCCCTCTATGACGCCGTCTCATCCGTAGGCGATGTTCAGGTCCGCAACCGCGGCACAATCGGCGGCGCGGCGGCGCATGCGGATCCGGCCGCTGATGTGCCGGCCGCCCTCCTCGTCCTCGGCGCGACCTTCGTCGCCCAGGGGCCGAACGGCCAGCGCGAGATCTCCGCCGATGACTTCTTCGTCGACATCCTCACCACCGCGCTCGAGCCCGACGAGGTTCTCACCCAGATCAGGCTCCCTGCCGCAGCTGGCGCGTCAGCCTACGAGAAATTCGCTCACCCAGCCTCGGGCTATGCCGTCTGCGGTGTCGCGGCCAGTATCAACGGTAACGATGTCAAGGTTGCCCTCACTGGCGCGACCTACAGGGCCACCCGCCTGACCGGTGTCGAAGACGCGCTGAAATCGGGAGCGATCGACGCCGCCGCAATCGAGCAGGCGGTCAAGAACGTCGGCGACCAGGATTGGGCCGGCGACCACTTCGCCTCCTCCGAGTATCGCGCTCATCTCGCTCAGGTCTACGCGAAACGCGCGCTCATGCGTGCGGCCGGCCTCAGCTAA
- a CDS encoding MoxR family ATPase — protein MSQVTAQSIPSLESVEDVLEALASQKYIADTSLSTAIFLALRLPKPLLLEGEAGVGKTEIAKVLAAILQTDLIRLQCYEGLDVSHAVYEWNYPRQMLAIRAAEASEESRDAAIAEIFSEDYLIKRPLLQAIEHRGKAPVLLIDEIDRADEEFEAFLLELLSDFQVTVPELGTMVAEHPPIVIITSNRTRELHDALKRRCLYHWVDYPTVEKEYRIVTSKVPGINDRLALQISHFVHDLRQVDLYKLPGVAETLDWAAALMALSQRELSSEVASVTLGAILKHQEDVQSVRKNKLDDLVAASSSNG, from the coding sequence TTGTCGCAGGTTACAGCACAGTCAATCCCATCGCTGGAGTCGGTTGAAGACGTCCTGGAGGCGCTCGCGTCTCAGAAGTACATCGCCGACACCAGTCTGTCCACGGCAATCTTCCTTGCGCTCCGGCTGCCCAAGCCGCTGCTGCTCGAAGGCGAGGCCGGAGTCGGCAAGACCGAGATCGCCAAGGTTCTCGCGGCGATTCTTCAGACCGATCTCATCCGCCTCCAGTGCTACGAGGGGCTCGACGTCTCTCACGCAGTCTACGAGTGGAACTATCCTCGTCAGATGCTCGCCATCCGCGCCGCCGAAGCCTCCGAGGAGAGCCGCGACGCCGCCATCGCCGAGATCTTCAGCGAGGACTATCTGATCAAGCGCCCACTGTTGCAGGCCATCGAGCACCGTGGCAAGGCGCCGGTCCTGCTGATCGACGAAATCGACCGGGCGGATGAAGAGTTCGAGGCATTCCTTCTGGAACTGCTCTCCGACTTCCAGGTCACCGTCCCGGAGCTTGGCACGATGGTTGCCGAGCACCCACCGATCGTTATCATCACGTCCAACCGCACCCGCGAGCTGCACGACGCGTTGAAGCGCCGCTGCCTCTACCACTGGGTCGATTACCCGACGGTCGAGAAGGAATACCGGATCGTCACTTCGAAGGTTCCGGGCATCAACGATCGACTGGCGCTCCAGATCTCGCACTTCGTCCACGATCTGCGGCAGGTCGATCTGTACAAGCTGCCGGGCGTCGCGGAGACGCTCGACTGGGCCGCTGCCCTGATGGCGCTCTCCCAGCGCGAGCTCTCGTCCGAGGTCGCCTCCGTGACACTCGGCGCGATCCTCAAGCATCAGGAGGACGTCCAGTCGGTTCGAAAGAACAAGCTCGACGACCTGGTTGCGGCTTCGTCAAGCAATGGCTAG
- a CDS encoding VWA domain-containing protein: MASTISAQHGQVYEPGQTLLRRSLRFGRLLRANGIKVTPSQVMDFVNSTKYIGIQNRRVFKDAAEACLITKGEDREMFSVLFDAYWRSKRPANDQEQQIFKPSDDSMEPIEGLDDAENEDGSGQSEFGEGMEGLAVDDESDAGDLADADDSDLESVLTYSGSEALRTKDFSEFTTEELEQARILMKRLKWEIGMRKSRRKVATPKGRYIDARRTMRKSLQTAGVPLRISERKVKMKPRSLVVICDISGSMDRYSRLLLQFIHTIENDMARVEAFVFGTRLTRITRVLKKRPIDEAITRVSKEVQDWAGGTRIGESIESFNQDWARRVLRNGAVVLIISDGWDRGDPQLLGNEMMRLQRSCYRMIWLNPLLGSPRYQPLTRGMQAALPYIDDFLPVHNLESLELLAEHLSNIGEYRPVRRQAPLEFVQQRMASV, translated from the coding sequence ATGGCTAGCACGATCTCCGCCCAGCACGGCCAGGTGTATGAGCCGGGGCAGACATTGCTGCGCCGGTCGCTTCGGTTCGGCCGGCTTCTGAGGGCAAACGGCATCAAGGTCACCCCATCGCAGGTGATGGACTTCGTCAACTCCACGAAGTACATCGGCATCCAGAACCGCCGAGTCTTCAAGGATGCCGCGGAAGCCTGCCTCATCACCAAGGGGGAGGATCGGGAAATGTTCTCGGTCCTCTTCGACGCCTACTGGCGCTCGAAACGCCCAGCCAACGACCAGGAGCAGCAGATCTTCAAGCCCTCTGACGACTCGATGGAGCCGATCGAGGGGCTCGACGACGCCGAGAACGAGGATGGCTCCGGCCAGTCCGAGTTCGGCGAAGGCATGGAGGGTCTCGCCGTCGATGACGAATCGGACGCCGGCGACCTCGCCGACGCCGACGATAGCGACCTCGAGTCCGTCCTCACCTACAGCGGTTCCGAAGCGCTGCGCACCAAGGACTTCTCCGAATTCACCACCGAGGAGCTTGAGCAGGCTCGCATCCTGATGAAGCGCCTCAAGTGGGAGATTGGCATGCGCAAGTCGCGCCGCAAGGTAGCGACGCCAAAGGGTCGTTACATCGACGCCCGGCGCACCATGCGCAAGTCGCTACAGACGGCCGGCGTGCCTCTACGCATCTCCGAGCGCAAAGTCAAGATGAAGCCGCGCTCCCTCGTCGTCATCTGCGACATCTCCGGATCGATGGATCGCTACTCTCGACTGCTGCTGCAGTTCATTCACACTATCGAGAACGATATGGCCCGCGTCGAGGCGTTCGTCTTCGGCACTCGCCTCACACGGATCACTCGCGTTCTCAAGAAGCGACCAATCGACGAAGCGATCACCAGAGTGTCCAAGGAAGTCCAGGACTGGGCTGGTGGCACCCGGATCGGCGAATCGATCGAGAGCTTCAACCAGGATTGGGCGCGACGCGTCCTGCGCAATGGCGCAGTCGTCCTGATTATCTCCGATGGCTGGGATCGCGGAGATCCGCAACTCCTTGGCAATGAGATGATGCGGCTGCAGCGTTCGTGCTACCGGATGATCTGGCTCAACCCTCTGCTCGGCTCGCCACGCTATCAGCCGCTCACTCGCGGCATGCAGGCGGCGTTGCCGTACATCGACGACTTCCTGCCGGTCCATAACCTCGAGAGTCTCGAGCTTCTCGCCGAGCACCTGTCCAACATCGGCGAGTACCGGCCCGTCCGCCGCCAGGCTCCGCTGGAGTTCGTCCAGCAACGCATGGCGTCGGTCTGA
- a CDS encoding carbonic anhydrase, which yields MTLMEHLLYANERYGETFREGKLPRTPRLQLAILTCMDSRIDPDRILGLQEGDAHVIRNAGGRASDDAIRSLVLSYRLLGTRYFLVIHHTDCGMTKITNDRMRDELLQDLGADVSHIDFLPITDPDETVRADVEAIRSSPMVRDDIRVNGFVYDVSTGLLHPVI from the coding sequence ATGACCCTGATGGAACACCTGCTCTACGCGAACGAGCGATACGGCGAGACATTCAGGGAGGGAAAGCTCCCTCGCACTCCGCGCCTTCAGCTCGCCATTCTCACCTGCATGGACTCGCGAATCGACCCCGACCGGATCCTCGGCCTCCAGGAGGGCGACGCCCATGTCATCCGCAACGCGGGAGGCCGAGCCAGCGATGACGCCATTCGCTCGCTCGTTCTGTCCTATCGCCTGCTCGGCACCCGCTATTTCCTCGTCATTCACCACACCGACTGTGGCATGACCAAGATCACGAACGATCGCATGCGCGACGAACTCCTTCAGGATCTCGGCGCCGATGTCTCGCACATCGACTTTCTGCCCATCACCGACCCCGACGAAACCGTTCGCGCCGATGTCGAAGCGATCCGATCCTCTCCGATGGTTCGCGACGACATCCGTGTCAACGGCTTCGTCTACGATGTCTCAACTGGCCTCCTCCACCCGGTTATCTGA
- a CDS encoding helix-turn-helix domain-containing protein, producing the protein MVDADLTPFEPADEYVIDSIEKLRVVSNPLRMQIINTLIPAPRTVKEVGDLLDIKSNTLYYHVGELEAAGMIELVGAIVKSGIQHKYYRASGRYYRLLPSLLHIDGEPDERRAGADFLAGAIEVSARNLRRSVHAGAVKEHPDLLRVSRRTIRTTPEQAMALRERVGVLEREFIAADDHDAPLRIEFQFALFPALEDKR; encoded by the coding sequence ATGGTGGACGCGGATTTGACGCCATTCGAACCAGCCGATGAATACGTGATCGACTCAATCGAAAAGTTGCGCGTCGTCTCGAATCCGCTCCGAATGCAGATCATCAATACCCTCATACCCGCGCCGCGAACTGTCAAAGAAGTCGGCGACCTGCTCGATATCAAGTCGAATACTCTCTACTACCATGTCGGCGAGCTCGAAGCCGCTGGCATGATTGAGCTCGTTGGCGCGATCGTGAAATCCGGCATCCAGCACAAGTACTACCGGGCGAGCGGTCGCTACTACCGACTGCTTCCATCCCTGCTTCACATCGATGGTGAGCCCGACGAGCGCCGCGCGGGCGCAGATTTTCTCGCCGGCGCAATCGAAGTCTCCGCCCGCAATCTCCGCCGATCGGTGCATGCGGGGGCCGTCAAGGAACATCCCGATCTACTACGAGTATCTCGACGAACAATCCGCACAACCCCGGAGCAGGCGATGGCGCTTCGTGAACGTGTCGGAGTCCTCGAACGCGAGTTTATCGCTGCCGATGACCACGACGCGCCCCTGCGGATTGAGTTTCAGTTCGCGCTATTCCCTGCTCTCGAAGACAAGCGGTAG
- a CDS encoding ABC transporter substrate-binding protein, with product MSDTNNTQIEPGTQVKRRTLLRFGVVGAGMALVAPLLAACGGSSSTSPTATTAPGGTGATPGAGATVAPAETPAAGGSESSPTTNAGTGSTETVDRTKVGGQLILGRSGDSDTLDPQHTTAAISHQVFSQIYDTLIGRNMNLEFEPIVSESYEAAADGLSYTFKIRKDLKFHDGTPLNAEAVKFTFDRVTDPKTAAPSASWVDAIASTDAVDEVTVRMNLNKVFSPLLGNISIAYFGILSPAGVEKHGDDFGKNPVGSGPFVFKEWVPGERITLTRNEDYVNVRSYNDNKGAPYLEQLVFRNMPEEQTQVAAMETGEINLLATPAQQIARFDGKSDYTLLKPDQSTSISFLEFSLVETDGKLSYMAPFDDLKVRQAVAYAIDADTIIERILQGTAVRNYGVMPTGNWGYTPDLEKFGYHYDPKKANDLLDEAGWTKSGDVRQKDGKKLEFVFWTWNATTQERIAQVIQGQLGEVGISAKLETMEVATLLARLKENSSAMDLMGWGWSESDLLFMMTDGDGQFGLYQKYNPDYAKAVVAGRSTSDMDERAAAYLEAMKIVLADCAAVSLWSAVTVWTVRSASIKGVHLGAQGAVTYLDAYQEL from the coding sequence ATGTCAGACACGAACAATACCCAGATCGAGCCTGGAACCCAGGTGAAGCGCCGCACGTTGCTGCGGTTCGGCGTCGTTGGCGCCGGCATGGCATTGGTCGCGCCGCTGCTCGCGGCCTGCGGCGGCAGCTCCAGCACGAGCCCCACCGCGACGACCGCTCCAGGCGGAACCGGCGCGACTCCAGGCGCCGGGGCCACCGTCGCTCCGGCTGAGACCCCCGCTGCCGGCGGGTCGGAATCCAGCCCGACCACCAACGCCGGAACTGGCAGCACCGAGACTGTCGATCGCACAAAGGTCGGCGGCCAGCTGATCCTTGGTCGCTCCGGTGACTCCGACACACTGGACCCGCAGCACACGACCGCCGCAATCTCACACCAGGTCTTCTCACAGATTTACGACACGCTGATCGGCCGCAACATGAACCTCGAGTTCGAGCCGATCGTCTCCGAGAGCTACGAGGCCGCCGCGGATGGCCTCAGCTACACGTTCAAGATTCGCAAGGATCTCAAGTTCCACGACGGCACGCCCCTCAATGCCGAGGCCGTGAAGTTCACGTTCGACCGCGTCACTGACCCCAAGACTGCCGCCCCGAGCGCCAGCTGGGTCGACGCGATCGCGAGCACCGATGCGGTCGATGAGGTCACGGTTCGGATGAACCTCAACAAAGTGTTCTCGCCGCTGCTTGGCAACATCTCGATCGCTTACTTCGGCATCCTGTCGCCGGCCGGCGTCGAGAAGCATGGAGACGACTTCGGCAAGAACCCTGTCGGGTCCGGCCCGTTCGTCTTCAAGGAGTGGGTGCCCGGCGAGCGCATCACGTTGACCCGCAACGAAGACTATGTGAATGTCCGCAGCTATAACGACAACAAGGGCGCTCCGTATCTCGAGCAGCTCGTTTTCCGTAACATGCCCGAAGAGCAGACGCAGGTCGCCGCGATGGAGACGGGCGAGATCAATCTCCTCGCGACGCCGGCCCAGCAGATCGCCCGGTTCGACGGCAAGAGCGACTACACCCTGTTGAAGCCCGATCAGTCCACGTCAATCTCGTTCCTTGAATTCTCTCTGGTCGAGACCGACGGTAAGCTCAGCTACATGGCCCCCTTCGATGACCTGAAGGTCCGCCAGGCAGTTGCCTATGCCATCGACGCCGACACGATCATCGAACGAATTCTCCAGGGCACTGCCGTCCGCAACTACGGGGTTATGCCGACCGGTAACTGGGGCTATACGCCCGACCTCGAGAAGTTCGGCTATCACTACGACCCCAAGAAGGCCAACGACCTTCTCGATGAGGCCGGCTGGACGAAGAGCGGAGATGTCCGTCAGAAGGACGGCAAGAAGCTTGAGTTCGTCTTCTGGACCTGGAACGCGACGACGCAGGAACGCATTGCCCAGGTGATTCAGGGGCAGCTCGGCGAGGTTGGCATCAGCGCCAAGCTCGAGACGATGGAGGTTGCCACCCTTCTCGCCCGCCTCAAGGAGAACAGCTCCGCGATGGATCTGATGGGCTGGGGCTGGTCGGAGTCAGATCTCCTGTTCATGATGACGGATGGCGACGGGCAGTTCGGTCTGTACCAGAAGTACAACCCCGATTACGCCAAGGCCGTCGTCGCTGGCCGCAGCACCTCCGACATGGATGAGCGCGCGGCAGCCTACCTCGAGGCGATGAAGATCGTCCTCGCCGACTGCGCTGCTGTGTCACTCTGGAGCGCAGTGACGGTGTGGACCGTGCGCAGCGCCAGCATCAAGGGCGTACACCTCGGCGCACAGGGCGCTGTGACGTACCTGGACGCGTATCAGGAGCTCTAA
- the nikB gene encoding nickel ABC transporter permease, translating into MAKFILVRLLGTIPVLLGVSILVFSMVRLVPGDPIDMMFSNLAPPSPEQKKAIRHDMGLDRPVYLQYASFVSNALRGDLGKSYRTKRPVSEEIRNRLPNTIKLTLASLAVSTLIGVVAGVVAATFKNTWIDFVSMVVAIIGVSIPGFWLGLMIMMLFSVKLGWFPVAGAETWKHLVLPTITLGVLASAILARMTRSAMLDVLNQDYVRTARAKGLREWRVIMGHAFRNALVPIITILGLQIGGLLSGAFIIESVFAYPGIGMLAVQALATRDFPLIQGIVLLVAVIYVLVNLAVDMLYSVFDPRVRNS; encoded by the coding sequence ATGGCTAAGTTCATCCTCGTCCGTCTCCTCGGAACGATTCCAGTGCTCCTGGGCGTCAGCATCCTCGTCTTCTCGATGGTGCGCCTTGTGCCGGGCGACCCGATCGACATGATGTTCTCCAACCTCGCCCCGCCGAGCCCGGAGCAGAAGAAGGCTATCCGCCACGACATGGGTCTTGATAGACCCGTCTATCTCCAGTACGCATCGTTCGTCAGTAACGCCCTGCGTGGCGACCTGGGCAAGTCGTACCGCACCAAACGCCCGGTCTCGGAAGAAATTCGCAACCGGCTGCCAAATACGATCAAGCTCACCCTCGCCAGCCTCGCTGTCTCAACACTCATCGGCGTCGTCGCTGGCGTCGTCGCTGCAACATTCAAGAACACCTGGATCGACTTCGTCAGCATGGTGGTTGCGATCATCGGCGTCTCGATTCCCGGCTTCTGGCTCGGACTCATGATCATGATGCTCTTCTCGGTGAAGCTCGGGTGGTTCCCGGTGGCCGGCGCGGAAACCTGGAAACATCTCGTGCTACCAACGATCACGCTCGGGGTGCTCGCCTCGGCGATCCTGGCCCGCATGACGCGCTCGGCGATGCTCGACGTGCTCAATCAGGATTATGTCCGGACTGCCCGCGCCAAGGGCTTGCGCGAGTGGCGGGTCATCATGGGCCACGCCTTCCGCAACGCCCTCGTCCCGATCATTACTATTCTCGGCCTCCAGATCGGCGGTCTGCTCAGCGGCGCGTTCATCATCGAGTCCGTCTTCGCCTACCCCGGCATCGGCATGTTGGCAGTCCAGGCGCTCGCTACCCGCGACTTCCCGCTTATCCAGGGCATTGTCCTCCTCGTCGCGGTGATCTACGTGCTGGTCAACCTCGCCGTCGACATGCTCTACAGCGTGTTCGATCCGCGCGTTCGGAACAGTTAG
- the nikC gene encoding nickel transporter permease, translating into MADATNAVVQSTDTTLKDPRLARSPRQIILGRIRESRQAMVGLAIVGLLILMALLAPILAPASPTKQNLLDQFLPPSSAHWFGTDEFGRDILSRIVFGARISLQVGIIAVGIAMVVGTVVGLIAGYYGGWFDMLSQRLIEIMLAFPGLLLALAIVAVLGNGIQNVMIAVGIGSIPSYARLVRAQVLAAKEHEYVEAARASGAGDVRLLAKHIFPNVTSSLIVLASLGIAGAILSAAALSFIGLGAQPPTPEWGAMLSQGRDFLRDQWWITTFPGIFIAVTVLGFNLLGDGLRDAFDPQSDR; encoded by the coding sequence ATGGCTGATGCCACCAACGCAGTGGTGCAAAGCACTGACACGACGCTGAAAGACCCACGACTGGCGCGCTCACCCCGACAGATCATCCTGGGTCGGATACGCGAGTCCCGTCAGGCAATGGTTGGACTGGCGATCGTCGGCCTTCTCATTCTCATGGCGCTGCTCGCGCCGATCCTCGCGCCGGCCAGCCCGACCAAGCAGAACCTTCTCGATCAGTTTCTGCCGCCGAGCAGCGCGCACTGGTTCGGAACCGATGAGTTCGGGCGCGATATCCTCAGCCGTATCGTCTTCGGTGCCCGGATCTCGCTTCAGGTTGGCATTATCGCGGTCGGCATCGCGATGGTCGTCGGCACCGTTGTCGGCCTGATCGCGGGCTACTACGGCGGCTGGTTCGACATGCTCAGCCAGCGGCTGATCGAGATCATGCTCGCCTTTCCCGGCCTGCTCCTCGCGCTGGCGATCGTTGCCGTGCTCGGAAACGGTATCCAGAACGTGATGATCGCGGTCGGCATCGGCTCGATCCCGTCCTACGCCCGGCTAGTTCGGGCACAGGTGCTCGCCGCCAAAGAGCACGAGTATGTCGAGGCCGCGCGGGCAAGCGGCGCAGGCGACGTTCGTCTTCTTGCCAAACACATCTTTCCGAACGTCACTTCCTCACTGATCGTCCTCGCCTCGCTCGGCATCGCGGGCGCGATCCTGTCGGCGGCGGCGCTCTCGTTTATCGGCCTCGGCGCACAGCCGCCAACGCCCGAATGGGGAGCGATGCTCAGTCAGGGTCGCGACTTCCTGCGCGACCAGTGGTGGATCACGACATTCCCCGGTATCTTCATCGCCGTCACCGTTCTGGGGTTCAACCTGCTCGGCGATGGTCTACGCGATGCATTCGACCCGCAGAGTGATCGCTGA
- a CDS encoding serine hydrolase domain-containing protein: MATENKPEKQPLDWAAYTGLAPLANDLLAHWNVPGVAVGILRDGQIETHGFGLANIETQQQMTADHLLQIGSISKVFTTTLVMRLVGEGKLDLDTPVREYLPELELEDATALETITLRHLLTHTSGIFGDFFEDFGVGDDALSKAIAKYGTLRQLTAPGELWSYCNSGFNLAGAVVEKILGVPFEQAMHEQIFQPLGLDHSFFFAAQAIVYPVAVGHVETEPGSDEIAISRGYALPRAVNPAGGIISTVSDLLGFARFHMDDGKVGDDQIIPADAIHAMQEIQVKAANFTQSWGIGWDIKDLDGVRVIGHGGTTNGFQARLSVVPSKGYAVATLTDGDSGWAVNAAIGDWALSQHLGLSDPTPEPIELTDAHIATMAGVYESLMAVMTISPDNDSFRINAKTKVNPLSAEERELPASWMKPISDRECIFTGGAAAGMRTDFIIGDDGATRFVRFGGRLYDKVAS; encoded by the coding sequence ATGGCAACTGAGAACAAACCCGAGAAACAGCCGCTGGACTGGGCCGCCTACACGGGTCTGGCTCCGCTGGCCAACGATCTGCTGGCGCACTGGAATGTCCCGGGCGTTGCAGTCGGCATTCTGCGCGACGGCCAGATCGAGACGCACGGCTTCGGCCTTGCCAATATCGAGACCCAGCAGCAGATGACCGCCGACCATCTGCTCCAGATCGGCTCGATCTCAAAGGTCTTTACCACCACCCTCGTCATGCGGTTGGTCGGAGAAGGCAAGCTGGACCTCGACACGCCGGTTCGCGAATACCTGCCCGAGCTCGAGCTCGAGGACGCCACGGCGCTGGAGACGATCACCCTCCGTCATCTGCTCACCCACACCAGCGGTATCTTCGGCGACTTCTTCGAGGACTTCGGCGTCGGCGACGATGCCCTTTCGAAGGCGATTGCCAAGTACGGCACGCTTCGTCAGCTCACCGCCCCCGGGGAACTCTGGAGCTATTGCAACAGCGGCTTCAACCTCGCTGGCGCTGTCGTTGAGAAGATCCTCGGCGTCCCGTTCGAGCAGGCGATGCACGAGCAGATCTTCCAGCCGCTCGGCCTCGACCACTCGTTCTTCTTCGCCGCCCAGGCGATTGTCTATCCGGTTGCTGTCGGCCACGTCGAGACCGAGCCAGGGTCCGACGAGATCGCTATATCCCGAGGCTACGCGCTTCCGCGTGCCGTCAACCCGGCCGGCGGGATCATCTCGACCGTTAGCGACTTGCTCGGCTTCGCCAGATTCCACATGGACGACGGCAAAGTCGGCGACGATCAGATCATCCCGGCAGACGCTATCCACGCCATGCAGGAGATTCAGGTCAAAGCCGCGAACTTCACCCAGTCCTGGGGCATCGGCTGGGACATCAAAGACCTGGACGGCGTCCGCGTCATCGGCCACGGCGGCACGACCAACGGCTTCCAGGCTCGACTTAGCGTCGTCCCGTCCAAAGGCTACGCCGTCGCCACTCTGACCGACGGAGATAGCGGCTGGGCGGTGAATGCAGCCATCGGCGACTGGGCGCTGAGCCAGCACCTCGGCCTCTCCGACCCCACGCCGGAGCCGATCGAGCTTACCGACGCCCACATCGCAACGATGGCCGGCGTGTACGAGAGCCTGATGGCCGTTATGACTATCTCGCCAGACAACGACTCGTTCCGCATCAATGCCAAGACAAAGGTGAACCCGCTGTCCGCAGAAGAGCGGGAACTGCCGGCGTCGTGGATGAAGCCGATCAGCGATCGGGAATGCATCTTCACCGGGGGCGCTGCCGCCGGCATGCGCACCGACTTCATCATCGGCGATGACGGCGCGACCCGGTTCGTCCGCTTCGGCGGCCGCCTTTATGACAAGGTCGCCAGCTAG
- a CDS encoding XdhC family protein — protein sequence MRDVLEYIDEWTREGEQIALATVVGAAGSTPRPVGAKLIVTRSGRMQGSVSGGCVEGAVIQTAMEVLESGTPQLVHFGISDEMGWEVGLSCGGEIDVFVEPLETRG from the coding sequence ATGCGCGATGTCCTGGAATATATCGATGAATGGACCCGCGAGGGGGAGCAGATCGCTCTGGCGACCGTCGTGGGCGCGGCCGGCTCGACACCCCGTCCCGTCGGCGCCAAGCTCATCGTCACTCGCTCCGGTCGGATGCAGGGCTCCGTCAGCGGCGGCTGCGTTGAGGGCGCCGTCATTCAAACGGCGATGGAGGTCCTCGAATCTGGCACGCCACAGCTCGTCCACTTCGGCATCTCCGACGAGATGGGCTGGGAAGTCGGCCTTTCCTGCGGCGGTGAGATCGACGTGTTCGTCGAGCCGCTCGAGACGAGGGGCTAG
- a CDS encoding XdhC family protein, which produces MNLETFEQLEQAIQSDTPAVMATIVAGPALGNQLLYIHPDRWIGSLGAADTSDIRDRIRAIVRDGGTTQAEQNGNSLFVEAHLPPPHLVIIGGVHIAMPLVSFANTLGYQTTIIDARSQFLTEERFAHAGRLIDAWPDEGLAQLNLHPGVAAVCLAHDPKFEDPALEALLRSDVGYIGAMGSRKTSAERRERLKLAGFTDEQLDRIYGPVGLNIGAKSPAEVALAIMAEIVAVRNGKSPRQTNVMVGAKSTA; this is translated from the coding sequence ATGAATCTCGAAACCTTCGAGCAGCTTGAGCAAGCGATCCAGTCCGATACCCCCGCAGTCATGGCGACCATCGTGGCCGGCCCGGCGCTCGGGAATCAGCTCCTCTACATCCACCCCGACCGATGGATCGGCTCTCTCGGCGCAGCCGACACTTCTGACATCCGTGACCGCATCCGAGCGATCGTCCGCGACGGCGGCACGACGCAAGCAGAGCAGAACGGCAACAGCCTCTTCGTCGAGGCCCACCTGCCTCCTCCTCATCTCGTCATTATCGGCGGCGTTCACATCGCGATGCCACTCGTGAGCTTTGCGAATACGCTCGGCTACCAGACAACAATCATTGATGCTCGCAGCCAGTTCCTCACCGAGGAGCGCTTCGCGCATGCCGGCCGACTGATCGACGCCTGGCCCGATGAGGGTCTTGCCCAGCTTAATCTCCACCCCGGTGTCGCCGCCGTCTGTCTGGCGCACGACCCCAAGTTCGAGGACCCTGCGCTTGAGGCGCTGCTGCGAAGCGATGTCGGTTACATTGGCGCGATGGGCAGCCGCAAGACGAGCGCCGAGCGGCGCGAACGCCTCAAGCTGGCCGGCTTCACCGACGAGCAGCTCGATCGTATCTACGGCCCGGTCGGCCTCAACATCGGCGCGAAGTCGCCCGCAGAGGTGGCTCTCGCCATCATGGCCGAGATTGTTGCCGTTCGAAACGGCAAAAGCCCCCGCCAGACAAATGTCATGGTCGGCGCAAAGTCCACCGCGTGA